From the genome of Candidatus Electrothrix communis, one region includes:
- a CDS encoding alpha/beta hydrolase domain-containing protein has translation MKKNTISNVSRYVQFVLFSALALLLTDAQARITRIDVQSVQPGAPGFEIINGIAYGEVDPSDKRNALITDIEFAPKTDDGQVEYSTEFRIQKPVGNGSAVMLYDAVNRGAPVSELILGPAIFGVPSVPEERGYISVWSGWQGDLKQDSALLNINVPVATDNGQTITGNVRTEYIVKTPASTLDLSSGEFSADKHLSYIPVNLDTTQATLTIRAKESDPGIAIAPADWAYADCSVIPFPGVADASKICLKDGFDSDYIYELIYEAKDPLVLGLGLAATRDFVSFLRHAEKDTYGNPNPIAGQATAAMMHGTSQSGRFVRSFIDLGFNEDEQGMMVFEGANPHIAPGRIPINVRFGQPGRGYGQHEDHLFPAHESPFTWAPLYDSVAGQTVGLLDRCNATDTCPKIMWTVSSTEYWQGRASLHTTDAEGKHDVGLPGNVRMYLFSGTQHVAFPGLSASKPAQCQQLSNPNSYIPHLRALIVALEEWIVDNRQPPKNNIPTIREKTLTASAQNAIGFPNIPGMTYTGLLNELTLIDYGPDYDALNESGILQEPPFLVTGADYTVLVPKVDSDGNEVAGIKSPDLLAPLGTYTGWNLRDIGYAEGELCGLTGSHVPFAETEAERLSNGDSRPSLEARYGDHQGYVDAVQAAVDQLVADRLLLPSDAARYMQWAERSSVLQ, from the coding sequence ATGAAGAAAAATACAATAAGCAACGTGAGCAGATACGTTCAATTCGTCCTCTTCAGTGCCCTTGCCTTACTTCTCACCGATGCTCAGGCGCGTATTACCCGAATCGATGTTCAATCAGTTCAGCCCGGAGCCCCCGGCTTTGAAATCATCAATGGTATTGCCTATGGTGAAGTCGATCCTAGCGACAAACGTAACGCCCTGATTACCGACATAGAATTCGCCCCCAAGACTGACGATGGTCAGGTTGAATACAGCACTGAATTCCGTATTCAAAAACCCGTTGGTAACGGCAGTGCAGTTATGCTGTATGATGCAGTAAACCGAGGTGCTCCCGTATCGGAACTGATATTAGGTCCGGCGATCTTCGGTGTTCCCAGCGTCCCGGAAGAACGGGGGTATATCTCGGTTTGGAGCGGTTGGCAAGGTGATCTGAAGCAGGATTCGGCATTACTCAATATCAATGTGCCTGTTGCTACCGATAACGGTCAAACCATCACCGGAAATGTACGCACCGAATATATCGTAAAGACCCCCGCATCTACTCTTGATCTCTCCAGCGGTGAGTTCTCCGCTGACAAACATCTCAGTTATATTCCGGTCAATCTTGATACGACCCAAGCCACCCTGACCATACGTGCAAAAGAAAGTGATCCTGGCATTGCCATCGCCCCTGCCGATTGGGCCTATGCTGATTGCTCTGTTATCCCTTTCCCTGGCGTTGCTGATGCGAGCAAGATATGTCTTAAGGATGGCTTTGATTCCGATTATATCTATGAGTTGATCTATGAAGCCAAGGATCCCTTAGTGCTGGGCCTCGGGCTCGCAGCCACCCGTGATTTTGTCTCCTTCCTGCGCCATGCCGAGAAAGATACGTATGGAAATCCTAACCCCATTGCCGGACAGGCCACGGCGGCAATGATGCACGGCACCTCACAAAGCGGACGATTTGTCCGCAGCTTCATTGATCTTGGCTTTAACGAAGACGAGCAGGGGATGATGGTTTTTGAAGGGGCAAATCCGCACATTGCTCCTGGGCGCATCCCAATCAATGTTCGTTTTGGTCAACCGGGCCGTGGTTATGGTCAACATGAGGATCATCTTTTTCCCGCTCATGAATCGCCATTTACCTGGGCGCCTCTCTACGACAGTGTAGCTGGTCAAACCGTTGGTCTGCTGGACCGCTGCAATGCAACCGATACCTGCCCGAAGATCATGTGGACGGTCAGCTCTACCGAATATTGGCAGGGTCGGGCATCACTGCATACTACCGATGCGGAAGGGAAACATGATGTCGGCCTGCCCGGCAATGTGCGTATGTACCTTTTTTCCGGCACCCAACATGTCGCCTTTCCCGGTCTCTCTGCCAGCAAACCGGCCCAATGTCAGCAGCTGAGCAATCCCAACAGCTATATTCCTCATCTGCGGGCCTTGATTGTGGCTCTGGAGGAGTGGATTGTGGATAACCGACAACCACCGAAGAACAATATTCCAACCATTCGAGAAAAGACCCTTACCGCTTCAGCACAAAATGCCATCGGCTTCCCAAACATTCCAGGCATGACCTACACCGGCTTGCTCAACGAGCTTACCCTGATTGATTACGGCCCGGATTACGATGCACTCAACGAAAGTGGTATTTTGCAAGAGCCGCCATTTCTGGTTACTGGTGCGGACTATACTGTCCTGGTACCGAAGGTAGACAGTGATGGCAATGAAGTGGCGGGAATTAAATCTCCCGACCTGTTGGCACCGCTGGGGACCTATACCGGCTGGAATTTAAGGGATATCGGTTACGCGGAGGGTGAGCTCTGTGGACTTACCGGCTCCCATGTTCCCTTTGCAGAAACAGAAGCGGAACGCCTGAGTAACGGTGATTCTCGCCCATCCCTTGAAGCGCGTTACGGCGATCATCAGGGGTATGTGGATGCGGTACAAGCTGCGGTTGATCAACTGGTTGCAGATCGTCTCCTGCTCCCAAGTGATGCTGCTCGTTATATGCAATGGGCAGAACGCAGTTCAGTGTTGCAGTAA
- the vapC gene encoding tRNA(fMet)-specific endonuclease VapC produces MLKYMLDTNIVIYAIKNRPQQIRSCFKKHQGQMCISTVTLGELIFGAERSQQVERNLADIEAMVARMEVLPLDNEAAYHFGQIRAELYRIGQPIGPYDMMIAGHARSLGLILVTNNTKEFKRVSGLRLENWVETDC; encoded by the coding sequence ATGCTGAAGTACATGCTGGATACCAATATCGTTATTTATGCGATAAAAAATCGCCCGCAACAGATACGGAGCTGTTTTAAAAAGCACCAAGGGCAAATGTGTATTTCCACCGTCACCCTTGGCGAGCTAATTTTCGGGGCAGAGCGTTCACAGCAGGTGGAACGAAATCTTGCCGATATCGAGGCAATGGTCGCCCGAATGGAGGTACTCCCTCTGGATAACGAAGCCGCCTACCATTTCGGCCAGATACGGGCGGAGCTGTATCGGATCGGCCAGCCCATAGGACCATATGATATGATGATTGCCGGTCACGCCCGATCACTGGGGCTCATTCTGGTGACCAATAATACCAAGGAATTTAAACGGGTCTCTGGGTTGCGCCTTGAGAACTGGGTGGAAACGGATTGCTGA
- the vapB gene encoding type II toxin-antitoxin system VapB family antitoxin — MNCARTKIFKTNRSQAVRLPKSVSFPESIKNVEIIAIGNKRIIAPADQSWDDWFDGPGVSDDFMEERDQPKDQIRETL; from the coding sequence ATGAACTGTGCTCGAACCAAAATATTTAAAACCAACAGAAGCCAAGCAGTCCGCCTGCCAAAATCTGTCTCTTTTCCCGAATCAATTAAAAATGTTGAGATTATAGCTATCGGCAATAAACGCATTATTGCTCCGGCAGATCAATCCTGGGATGACTGGTTTGATGGACCGGGAGTTTCCGATGATTTCATGGAGGAGCGGGATCAACCTAAAGACCAGATTCGAGAGACCCTGTGA
- a CDS encoding trypsin-like peptidase domain-containing protein codes for MPSPSFDASLVRILTDNQEPRRPIGAGFLVTPKHILTCAHVVNAALRRNEYAADQPDVEVFFDFPLLKNRSLLRAKILRWFPVQEKSAVGEIEDIAVLEIMPGTSLPEEARPAPVVLPHEQSFFDQRVRMCGFPVGIDNGTYSNGTLQGLNAKGWVEIHHQGREQIEAGFSGTAVWSAKENAALGMTVSILNRHKARVAYMIPAALLIKAFPDLDQHSRPANPYRGLESFQEEDARFYFGRESDTTALREKVEQQPFTAVIGASGSGKSSLVLAGVIPALRSTGNWLIADCRPKKQPFYELSSCLVPLLYDDELEVIKGTRQCAADLRAGELSLSDLIRRIVQKKRAHRFLLVVDQFEELYTLNEDTEARCFIDLLLEAGETGILSVVITMRADFLETALHYGVFAEALNNASVIVPPISEDGLRKAVKKPAELFKIGFESGLIDLIIRDVGKEPGSLPLLEFCLTQLWERQEFRRITHAAYTAIGGVQQALAKHADAVYAEFTESEREQLRHIFLKLVRPGQGTEDTRQVATVGQIQAEYRELITRLADKRLIVTERDEERGEETVEVVHEALIRRWRTLRQWVEEERGHLILREQVRVINEFLANLFR; via the coding sequence ATGCCCTCTCCATCTTTCGATGCCTCCCTTGTCCGTATCCTGACGGATAACCAAGAGCCCCGCCGACCTATAGGCGCGGGCTTTTTGGTCACGCCCAAGCACATCCTCACCTGCGCCCATGTGGTCAATGCAGCTCTACGTCGAAATGAATACGCAGCCGACCAGCCTGATGTCGAGGTCTTTTTTGATTTCCCCCTCCTGAAAAACCGTTCCCTGCTGCGGGCAAAGATCCTGCGTTGGTTTCCGGTTCAGGAAAAAAGTGCGGTTGGTGAGATTGAAGACATTGCCGTGTTGGAGATCATGCCGGGAACATCCCTGCCAGAGGAAGCCCGGCCTGCACCCGTTGTTCTGCCGCATGAACAGTCTTTTTTTGATCAGCGCGTCAGGATGTGCGGCTTTCCTGTCGGTATTGATAACGGCACCTATTCCAACGGTACCCTGCAAGGACTAAACGCCAAGGGCTGGGTGGAAATTCATCATCAGGGCAGGGAACAGATTGAAGCGGGCTTCAGCGGCACAGCGGTCTGGTCGGCTAAAGAAAATGCGGCATTAGGGATGACCGTGAGTATCCTGAACCGGCACAAGGCCAGGGTTGCCTACATGATTCCGGCTGCTCTGCTCATCAAGGCCTTTCCTGATCTGGATCAGCACAGCCGCCCGGCCAATCCCTATCGCGGCCTGGAGTCCTTCCAGGAAGAAGATGCCCGTTTTTATTTCGGCAGGGAGTCAGATACGACTGCACTCAGGGAAAAGGTTGAGCAGCAGCCCTTCACAGCCGTAATCGGGGCCAGCGGTAGCGGTAAATCTTCTCTTGTCCTTGCCGGTGTAATTCCTGCTCTACGCAGCACAGGAAATTGGCTCATTGCCGACTGTCGTCCGAAAAAGCAGCCCTTTTATGAACTGTCCTCCTGCCTTGTTCCCTTGCTGTACGATGATGAACTGGAGGTTATTAAAGGGACACGGCAGTGCGCTGCCGATTTGCGTGCGGGCGAGTTATCTCTGTCCGACCTGATCCGCCGCATCGTTCAGAAAAAAAGGGCGCATCGTTTCCTGCTGGTTGTTGATCAGTTTGAGGAACTCTACACCCTGAATGAGGACACGGAGGCCCGGTGCTTTATCGACCTGCTGCTGGAGGCCGGGGAGACAGGGATATTGAGCGTGGTTATCACCATGCGGGCGGATTTCCTGGAAACCGCACTGCATTACGGTGTCTTTGCCGAGGCCCTGAACAACGCCTCGGTTATTGTTCCGCCAATCAGCGAGGACGGACTGCGAAAAGCGGTGAAAAAGCCTGCTGAATTGTTCAAGATTGGCTTTGAATCCGGTCTGATCGACCTGATTATCCGGGACGTGGGTAAAGAACCGGGCAGCCTGCCTCTGCTGGAGTTCTGCCTGACCCAGTTGTGGGAACGGCAGGAGTTCCGACGGATTACCCATGCAGCCTATACGGCCATCGGCGGGGTGCAACAGGCCCTGGCCAAGCATGCTGATGCGGTCTATGCGGAGTTTACTGAATCGGAGCGGGAGCAGCTCCGCCATATCTTTCTCAAGTTGGTTCGTCCGGGACAAGGTACCGAGGATACCCGACAGGTGGCGACGGTCGGACAGATTCAGGCGGAATACCGGGAGCTGATTACCCGGTTGGCGGATAAACGGCTTATCGTTACCGAGCGGGATGAGGAGCGCGGGGAAGAGACGGTTGAGGTGGTGCATGAGGCTCTGATCCGTCGCTGGCGGACTCTGCGGCAATGGGTGGAGGAAGAACGAGGACACTTGATCTTGCGGGAGCAGGTTCGAGTGATAAACGAGTTTTTGGCAAACCTATTCAGATAG
- a CDS encoding type II toxin-antitoxin system RelE/ParE family toxin codes for MKLQFSKAALNDLVRLRAFIAEHNPTAARQVAKRLRGAISNLTDAPKIGRPVEGFPGEIRELIFGRYVVRYEIRGTTLYILKIWHGKEDR; via the coding sequence ATGAAGCTGCAATTCTCCAAAGCCGCATTGAACGACTTGGTACGATTGCGTGCATTCATTGCGGAGCATAATCCGACAGCAGCACGACAGGTGGCGAAAAGGTTGCGGGGAGCCATCAGCAATCTTACAGATGCCCCGAAGATCGGAAGACCGGTTGAGGGATTCCCCGGAGAGATTCGGGAACTGATTTTCGGTCGTTATGTGGTGCGGTATGAGATACGTGGAACAACGCTGTATATCCTCAAAATTTGGCATGGAAAAGAGGATAGATAG
- a CDS encoding CU044_2847 family protein, translating into MKKLIEFEMGGQPVYVEAEVSEAEGMQLVSQGREDEPEKAESRFADAMAQVKPAAEVVLKTFREMNTPDEIGLEFGLKFKAKTGVIFASADSEATFKVSLKWTNEKK; encoded by the coding sequence ATGAAAAAACTGATAGAATTTGAGATGGGCGGCCAGCCGGTCTATGTGGAAGCCGAGGTCTCCGAGGCTGAGGGGATGCAGCTGGTCAGCCAAGGCAGGGAAGATGAGCCGGAAAAGGCCGAGTCCCGTTTTGCTGATGCAATGGCCCAGGTCAAGCCTGCTGCTGAGGTGGTATTGAAGACATTTCGGGAGATGAACACCCCGGATGAAATCGGGCTGGAATTCGGGCTGAAATTCAAGGCCAAGACCGGGGTGATCTTTGCTTCGGCGGACAGCGAGGCCACCTTTAAGGTTTCATTGAAATGGACGAATGAGAAAAAATGA
- a CDS encoding alpha-2-macroglobulin → MKTTLLAVTLFFIQAVLFSGLVLAEDYSLNALEKEARTFAKIYTAKGNLPPKPQEADLLRRAADIMVTERQCAAAIPLYRQAALFSGQPDADLWLAVARANSCAKQWTKASQGGWLAYGAADNDKLRAAALSLTGAALEKRTTSYRNWTPAAIDLYERLNTLESSSENGEKLARLRIKQAEDKKLLIQSYTADTDNGHPRLCLGVNDELINPDQAHYGDYVRISPALNATFFTEYRKLCIGGASYGTTYEITLRKGLKGKSKELMDTATFTITTGHSPSALWFNQNDYILADASGAVGLHTINVSKVRLRLYRIHERNILGEFVSNGFRRKLNEYELENIKNREGELVWQGETEIKSVEDENTVSALALPKESIASPGLYILIAEDGNTTPKRWQGAASQWLVKTDIGLTAYQGSDGLTVMARSLATALPLVGVEVVLAARNNTPLSTLTTDENGQVHFAPGLLRGKGGQAPVQLVSTDSQSGFTFLQLQQALFDFSDRGVGGRAAPGPVDAFVYTERGIYRPGETVHVVALMRDQLGRAIDAPPLTLRLRGPNAKVKLERILTPGAAGGYSETINLPNSARSGSWTAALYVDVEEKPVGQVGFLVKSFKPPRLEARLEPVGVLTPKGGAKDGAKAIVQADYLYGSPGSDLRVQARMSLQYDPHPFADFANFFFGRAGEEPGIGDIELQDIRTDGQGRGTLVLQLNGQQETTRQPLKAVVHAEVMDIDGRTVAATTGVSVRHLPEYLGVQPGFKDEQVPADTTAKFAVIALDSKGLPQKQGKLGYRLIREEIDYQWFRKNGEWGYERIVRDHEEGRDQLSWQETGPIPLALPVTRGDYRLELLNKEAELVTAFRFTAGNQLIGTSDTPDAVKVELDRQQYQVGDTAKLTIKSPYPGQASLILANSSIHDVRNISLAAGEDTLEIPVKADWGAGVYALVTVYRPGKEQKKGADRAVGLVWLNVDPAAQRLQVAIKTPDKIRPRQTLQVPVEIKEAAPGEAIHLTLAAVDDGVLQLTDFVSPDPLAWFFNKQQLGLEIRDLYGQLIAPPESKPLVLRTGAGENGLRGAPDSNIKVVSLFSGVVQAGENGTALVPLEIPDFNGRLRLMTVVWSRDKLGSASRDMQINDPVVVSPALPRYLAQGDESSIQLLLENIDGPAGDYSITWTAEGAVSMATGAETKTETGERANPVSITLAPGKRENLRFPVQADKIGAGSLHVQVKGPEDYSYSGDFPLNVRGKYLPILERRSSRLDPGESVILNKETLSGLFPETAKVALSISSSPNLDVPGLLGQLDRYPYGCLEQLTSRAMPLLSANILAERFAAPVDKELPGRVQEAIDRILQKQLGEGSFSLWSDSGRTAPWLSAYALDFLSRAQEKGYVVPEYFYKKGMQWLIDQVKNANNPQVQQLAPLAYAHWVLARTGQGRHEDARYLFDTWFQKIPSPLAQAQLAGALALLGDRSRAIKGLKAAMERANGDPASSWRNYGSRLRNLAGIIHIIAESGIKEVDPAPAWQELTRLFAQEKYLSTQEQAWLIMASLTLEPSSPLDLDIAEQAPVRAKKEEKEQPKKKKPSLLTRIKAALSFGTSKPPEAEAPASPQDEEKEQPKPKTPKSTFFALQRDGNSLLSNPVTITNKGDKAVWLVTTVQGSPVKAPEPMENGFTIFREWYNTAGEPMPVDAIQQGELMVVTLQGEVKTGSDFQALLVDLLPAGFEVERPITEWDTAFSWLKDQLTDNLYVDARDDRFVAAFDTKFLPKVNGNKKMSRFQSAYLVRAVTPGIYTLPPVEVEAMYRPEYRARSGVGTVIVSEVE, encoded by the coding sequence ATGAAAACGACTCTCCTTGCAGTAACCCTCTTTTTTATCCAGGCTGTGCTTTTTTCCGGCTTGGTACTGGCGGAAGACTACAGCCTGAATGCCCTGGAAAAGGAAGCCCGCACGTTTGCCAAGATCTACACAGCCAAGGGCAACCTGCCCCCGAAACCGCAAGAAGCGGATCTCCTCCGGCGGGCCGCAGATATCATGGTCACGGAACGGCAATGCGCTGCCGCTATCCCTCTGTACCGGCAGGCAGCCCTCTTTTCCGGCCAACCGGATGCCGATCTCTGGCTTGCCGTGGCAAGGGCCAACAGCTGTGCCAAGCAATGGACCAAAGCAAGTCAAGGCGGTTGGCTGGCCTATGGTGCAGCCGATAATGACAAGCTCCGTGCAGCCGCCCTCTCTCTGACCGGCGCAGCCCTGGAGAAACGCACGACCTCCTATAGAAATTGGACCCCGGCGGCCATTGATCTCTATGAACGGCTCAATACGCTGGAGAGCAGCAGCGAGAATGGAGAAAAGCTGGCCCGCCTGCGGATCAAACAGGCTGAGGATAAAAAATTACTGATTCAGAGCTACACGGCGGATACCGACAACGGTCACCCCAGGCTCTGTCTCGGGGTAAATGATGAGCTGATCAATCCAGATCAGGCCCATTACGGCGATTATGTGCGGATCTCCCCGGCCCTGAACGCCACCTTCTTTACGGAGTACAGAAAGCTCTGCATCGGCGGCGCATCCTACGGCACCACCTATGAGATCACCCTGCGCAAGGGCCTGAAAGGGAAGAGCAAGGAACTCATGGATACGGCAACCTTTACCATTACCACCGGTCATAGTCCCTCTGCGCTCTGGTTTAACCAGAATGATTACATCTTGGCCGATGCCTCCGGAGCAGTGGGCCTCCATACAATAAACGTGAGCAAGGTACGCCTCCGCCTCTACCGTATTCATGAACGCAATATCCTGGGTGAGTTTGTCAGCAACGGCTTTCGCCGCAAGCTCAATGAGTACGAGCTGGAGAACATCAAGAACAGGGAGGGCGAGCTGGTTTGGCAAGGCGAAACAGAGATCAAATCTGTGGAGGATGAGAACACGGTCAGCGCCCTGGCCCTGCCCAAGGAGAGCATTGCCTCTCCCGGTCTCTACATCCTGATTGCCGAAGACGGCAACACCACCCCGAAACGTTGGCAAGGTGCTGCCAGTCAATGGCTGGTCAAGACCGATATCGGCCTGACCGCCTATCAGGGCAGTGACGGTCTCACGGTGATGGCTCGCAGTCTGGCAACCGCTCTGCCCCTTGTCGGGGTCGAGGTGGTCCTCGCTGCTCGTAATAATACCCCGCTGTCGACGCTGACCACGGACGAAAACGGTCAGGTCCATTTTGCTCCCGGCCTTCTGCGCGGCAAGGGCGGTCAGGCCCCTGTCCAGTTGGTTTCCACAGACAGCCAATCCGGTTTCACCTTTCTCCAGCTCCAACAGGCCCTCTTTGACTTTAGTGATCGAGGCGTGGGCGGACGCGCTGCTCCCGGCCCGGTGGATGCCTTTGTCTACACCGAGCGGGGGATCTATCGCCCCGGTGAAACCGTGCATGTGGTGGCCCTGATGCGGGATCAGTTAGGCCGGGCCATAGATGCCCCACCCCTGACCCTGCGTCTCAGAGGCCCCAATGCCAAGGTCAAGCTGGAGCGAATCCTCACCCCCGGTGCTGCCGGAGGCTATAGCGAAACTATCAACCTGCCAAACTCGGCCCGTTCCGGTTCCTGGACAGCAGCCCTCTATGTGGATGTGGAAGAAAAACCCGTGGGGCAGGTCGGCTTTCTGGTCAAGTCCTTTAAACCGCCCCGCCTGGAGGCCCGGCTGGAACCTGTAGGTGTCCTTACGCCAAAGGGCGGAGCCAAGGATGGAGCCAAAGCTATAGTACAGGCAGATTATCTCTACGGTTCACCGGGCTCGGATCTGCGAGTTCAGGCCCGAATGAGCCTTCAGTATGATCCCCACCCCTTCGCCGACTTTGCCAATTTCTTCTTTGGCAGGGCAGGCGAGGAACCGGGCATCGGCGATATTGAGCTCCAGGACATCAGAACCGATGGCCAGGGACGCGGTACCCTGGTCCTCCAACTCAACGGTCAGCAGGAGACAACCCGCCAGCCCCTCAAGGCGGTAGTCCATGCCGAGGTCATGGATATTGACGGCAGAACCGTTGCCGCTACCACCGGGGTATCGGTGCGGCATCTGCCCGAGTACCTCGGTGTGCAGCCGGGCTTCAAGGATGAGCAAGTCCCGGCCGACACTACGGCAAAATTTGCTGTTATTGCCCTGGACAGCAAGGGCCTGCCGCAAAAACAAGGAAAGCTCGGTTACCGGCTTATCCGGGAGGAGATTGATTATCAGTGGTTCCGGAAAAACGGAGAATGGGGCTATGAGCGGATCGTGCGTGATCATGAGGAAGGACGGGATCAGTTGAGCTGGCAGGAGACCGGCCCGATCCCCCTGGCCCTGCCTGTTACCCGAGGAGACTATCGGTTGGAGCTGCTCAATAAGGAGGCAGAGCTGGTCACAGCCTTCCGTTTTACAGCCGGTAATCAGCTCATCGGCACAAGCGACACCCCGGATGCGGTCAAGGTGGAGTTGGATCGCCAGCAATATCAGGTCGGCGACACGGCCAAGCTGACCATAAAATCGCCCTATCCGGGACAGGCAAGTCTGATCCTGGCCAACAGTTCCATCCACGATGTGCGCAATATCTCCCTTGCTGCGGGAGAGGATACTCTGGAGATCCCGGTCAAGGCGGACTGGGGCGCAGGCGTCTATGCCCTGGTCACGGTGTATCGACCGGGCAAGGAGCAAAAGAAAGGGGCAGATCGGGCTGTGGGTCTGGTCTGGCTCAATGTTGATCCGGCAGCCCAACGCTTGCAGGTCGCCATCAAGACCCCGGACAAGATTCGTCCCCGCCAGACCTTGCAGGTACCGGTGGAGATCAAAGAAGCAGCCCCCGGTGAAGCGATTCACCTGACCCTGGCTGCGGTGGATGACGGTGTCCTCCAACTCACCGACTTTGTTTCGCCCGATCCGCTGGCCTGGTTCTTTAACAAGCAGCAGCTAGGCCTGGAGATCCGAGATCTGTACGGGCAGCTGATCGCCCCGCCTGAGAGCAAACCCCTTGTCCTGCGTACCGGTGCCGGGGAGAACGGGCTGCGCGGTGCCCCGGACTCCAACATCAAGGTGGTCTCGCTCTTTTCCGGGGTGGTTCAGGCCGGAGAGAACGGCACGGCCTTGGTTCCTTTGGAGATCCCCGACTTCAACGGCAGGCTCCGCCTGATGACCGTGGTCTGGTCACGGGATAAGCTGGGATCGGCCAGCCGTGATATGCAGATCAATGATCCGGTGGTGGTTTCACCGGCCCTGCCTCGCTATCTAGCCCAGGGCGACGAGTCGAGCATCCAGCTCCTCCTGGAAAACATCGACGGCCCGGCAGGTGACTACAGCATCACCTGGACAGCAGAAGGCGCTGTGTCCATGGCAACCGGGGCAGAAACAAAGACGGAGACGGGGGAGAGGGCTAATCCCGTCTCCATCACCCTTGCACCGGGCAAACGAGAGAACCTGCGCTTCCCGGTGCAGGCGGATAAGATCGGCGCAGGCAGCCTCCATGTCCAGGTCAAGGGACCGGAGGACTACAGCTATAGCGGAGATTTCCCGCTCAATGTTCGCGGCAAATACCTGCCCATCCTGGAACGCCGTTCCAGCAGGCTTGATCCCGGCGAGTCCGTTATCCTGAATAAAGAGACCCTCAGCGGCCTGTTCCCGGAAACTGCCAAGGTGGCCCTGAGCATCTCCAGCTCCCCCAATCTGGACGTGCCCGGCCTGCTGGGTCAGCTTGACCGCTACCCCTACGGCTGCCTGGAGCAGCTCACCAGCCGGGCCATGCCCCTGCTCTCGGCCAATATCCTGGCTGAACGCTTTGCCGCTCCCGTAGACAAGGAGCTGCCCGGCAGGGTCCAGGAGGCCATTGACCGCATCCTCCAAAAACAATTGGGCGAGGGCAGCTTCTCGCTCTGGTCGGACAGTGGCAGAACTGCTCCCTGGCTTTCCGCCTATGCCCTGGATTTCCTCAGTCGGGCCCAAGAAAAGGGCTATGTGGTGCCGGAGTATTTTTACAAGAAGGGAATGCAATGGCTGATTGACCAGGTTAAGAACGCCAATAATCCCCAGGTGCAGCAACTGGCTCCTCTGGCCTATGCCCATTGGGTGCTGGCCCGAACCGGACAGGGCAGGCACGAGGATGCCCGCTATCTTTTTGATACCTGGTTTCAGAAGATCCCCTCGCCTCTGGCTCAGGCCCAGCTTGCCGGAGCCTTGGCCCTCTTAGGAGATCGAAGTCGGGCGATCAAGGGTCTCAAGGCGGCTATGGAGAGGGCAAACGGCGATCCTGCTTCCAGCTGGCGAAATTATGGGTCGCGTCTCCGTAATCTGGCAGGCATTATTCATATCATTGCTGAATCCGGGATCAAGGAAGTGGACCCGGCCCCGGCTTGGCAGGAGCTGACCCGGTTATTTGCGCAGGAGAAATACCTGTCCACCCAGGAACAGGCCTGGCTGATCATGGCCTCCCTGACCCTGGAGCCAAGCAGCCCTCTTGATCTGGATATTGCGGAGCAGGCCCCTGTTAGAGCCAAAAAGGAAGAAAAAGAGCAACCAAAGAAAAAGAAACCTTCTTTGCTTACCAGGATCAAGGCTGCCCTCAGCTTCGGTACTAGCAAGCCGCCGGAAGCCGAGGCTCCGGCAAGTCCTCAGGACGAGGAAAAAGAGCAGCCCAAGCCGAAAACGCCGAAGAGCACCTTTTTTGCCCTGCAACGGGACGGCAATTCGCTGCTGAGCAACCCGGTCACTATCACCAATAAGGGCGATAAGGCGGTCTGGCTGGTGACCACCGTGCAAGGCTCGCCCGTCAAAGCACCTGAGCCGATGGAAAACGGCTTCACGATTTTCCGGGAATGGTACAACACTGCCGGGGAACCCATGCCGGTGGATGCGATCCAGCAGGGAGAACTCATGGTGGTCACCCTTCAGGGTGAGGTGAAAACCGGGTCTGACTTCCAGGCCCTGCTGGTTGATCTGCTGCCTGCGGGTTTTGAAGTCGAGCGGCCCATTACCGAGTGGGACACGGCCTTTAGCTGGCTTAAGGATCAGCTGACCGACAACCTCTATGTGGATGCGCGGGATGACCGTTTTGTGGCGGCCTTTGACACCAAATTTCTGCCCAAGGTCAACGGGAACAAAAAAATGAGCAGGTTCCAGTCTGCCTATCTGGTCCGGGCGGTTACGCCGGGTATCTATACCCTGCCTCCGGTGGAGGTTGAGGCCATGTATCGACCTGAGTATCGGGCCCGAAGCGGGGTTGGCACGGTGATTGTGAGCGAGGTGGAGTGA